The Chryseobacterium sp. G0186 genome includes the window GCCTTAAAGAATATAGAACAGCTGAATCTCTTCTATAAACAGGCCAGGTTATCTCTGATGCCAACCCTGGATTTTACTGCCGGAGCCAACAGAAGCTGGGCTTCTACAAATACCCTTAACGGATCGCTGAATGAGCAGTTTGTAGGAACAAAATATATGGATGACTTTAGTGCGGCTCTCAGACTTTCCTGGGAAGTTGATATCTGGGGAAAAGCCAAGATGCAGAAAGAATCTGCCGCAGCAGAATACTTTGCACAAAAGGAAAACCTTAATGCAGTAAAAAGCAGGATTATTGTTCAGGTAGCACAAACCTATTATAATCTGATAAGCCTTGATGAACAGCTGAAAATAGCAGAACAAAATATTGAATTAAGCAATAGTACCCTTAAAATGATGGATCTTCAGTTTAAGGCCGGGCAGATCAACTCATTGGCGGTACAGCAATCCGAGGCACAGAAGAAAACAGCTGAACTATTGATTCCTTTGGCAAAACAGAATATTTCCGTTCAGGAAAATGCCTTGAGCATCCTTTGCGGAGAATATCCTGCTAAGATTGAAAGAGAAGGAAACCTGAAAATGATGATTCCCGAAAATAAACTTTCACAGGGACTTCCTGCCCAATTATTAAGCAGAAGACCGGATCTTAAAGTAGCAGAATTTAATGTGATCAGCCTGAATTCAAAAACAGGATTGGCAAAAGCAGCCATGTATCCAAGTATCAGTCTGAGCCCGCAGATTGGAGTGAATTCCAATAAGTTTAGTTCATGGTTTGATATTCCGGGTTCTATTACCAAGGCCATTGCAGGAAACCTGGCAGCTCCTATTTTTCAGAAAAAACAGTTGAGAACAGCCTATGAAACAGCATTGATAGAGCAGGAAAAAGCAGCGATCAACTTTAAACAGTCGGTAATGACTGCCGTTGGAGAGGTCTCTGATGCTATGGCGAAATCTCAAGGCTCTTCAGAAAGACTGCAGCTTTTAGAACAAAGAACAGCTATTTTGGATAAAGGAATCAATGATGCATTAAAGTTGTATAAAAGTGGGATGGCAACCTATCTTGAAGTTATTACGGCTCAGAATAATAAACTTCAGAATGATCTGGAAGCCATCAATGTTACGCTTGAAAGATTGAACGCTGAGGTTGACCTGTACAGGGCACTTGGAGGTGGCGTACAATAAAATTTAAAAGGTAAATGAATGAAAAGGAGGTTGCATAAGGCAGCTTCCTTTTTTTAGTTGATAAAGCCATTGTTATATTTTAAAATATAATATTGAGAACAATAAATGTTTATTTAAAGACAAATTTTACAATCATTAAATCAGTGAGTTATGAAAAATATTGCCTTTTTTTTAAAAATAGATGCAAGATTTTTGAAAAAGAGGGTTTATATCAATGAGTACTCAAAATAATTAATGTTTAATGAAAAAAATAATGCAATGAAAAAATTTACAGTATCTCAATTTTTAACAGCTATTGTAGTTGTATTGACGAGCTTCGCCTTGTATTCATGTAATAATGACGGTCCGGATATTCCACCGGTAAAACTGGAGGATGTTAAAGGAAATTATAGAGGGAGATTGATTACTATACAAGGCAATGTAAAAACAGAAAAAATAAAAGATTTTAAAGTAAAAAAGGACACCATCACCTTTGCAGAATTTCCGATAGATGAAATTGTGAAAACAGTAGTAAAAGATCCGGTAAAGGCAGAAGCAGCAATCAAGGCAATAGGAAAGGTGAAGTATGACCTTAAGTTTACCTCATCGGTGAATGCTTCCAGTAATGTGGTAGAGCTGGTCTTCGTTCCTAAGGTTCTGGAAATCAGAATTCCGGTAGATGGAGTGATCAAAAAGACGGAAGTACAGTTGATGGCTAAGCAGAAAGGGTTTTATGTAGGATTGGATGGATCATTGAGATTTGCCATAGCAGCGGAAAAAATTACCGTAGATGGTGCAGTACTGGCCCCTTATGAAACTATTAATTATAATTTTCCATTCTGTGTAAAGAATTAATTAATAGGAATTACTATAAATAGATTGTATTTATAAGATGCAATCTATTTTTGCTTTAAAATTTTAATCAATATATCGGATACTGAAGCAGTACATGGAAGAAAGTAAAGAACAGATTTTGGTAAAGCGCCTTCTGCAAAAGGAGGAAGCCGCCTGGAAAGAGCTTTTTGGAGCTTATTCCGGTAATCTGACTTATGTATGCTCCCGATATGTATCTGAAAGGGAAGATGTACATGATGTACTTCAAAACAGTTTTATCAAAATGTTCCGATCTATAGAATCTTTTGAATACAGAGGAGGAGGCTCTTTGCAGGCATGGATAACCCGAATTACGGTAAATGAATCCCTGAAGCACATCAGGCAGAAAGGAGATTTTAAATCAGCAGTTGAAGTAGACGATCTTCCCGATCTACCCAATGAAGAGGACCCGGATTTTGAGGAAATTCCCAAAACGGATATTATGGAGATGATAAAATCTCTTCCTGATGGCTATAGAACAGTCTTTAACCTGTATGTTTTTGAGAAGAAAAGTCATAGGGAAATTGCTGAACTATTGGGAATTGCAGAAAACTCTTCTGCATCACAGTTTCATCGGGCAAAAGGACTGCTCGTTCAGAAAATAAAAGAGTTTAAAATGTCAAAAAAAGCACAATATGAATAATGAGTGGCTCAATAACCTGCGAGGGAAGATGGAAGACCATGAAGAGGATGTTCCGGACGGGTTGTGGGATGACATCAGAGAAGAATTATTCGCCGGCGAAGAAGAGAACAGCGTTATTCCCGGATTATCTGCAGTGGCGAATGATGAGGTTGAAAAGAAAAAGGGCGGGGGCAAAGTAGGGTATCAACCTTTGCTTTATCGTATTGGAGGAATTGCTGCCGCCGCTGTTTTGGTTTTTATAATGGTGAAGATGCTGCCGCAGGAGGATGGAAGCAAAACTATTTCACAGAATACTTCGGATTCTAATAAAAGTAGGAGTTTGAAGATACCCGAGCATCAGGAAAATACAAACATTGAAAGAGAGCAGGACATGAGTGCTCCATTAGTCCAAAATAATTTTAAAACAACACTATCGGGAAAAAAAATAAAGACTACAAAGCTTGAAGAAATAGGGATAAAAGAACTGAAAAGAACTGAAAATACCTGGGTAATCATAAGAACCCCTGAAAAAGGAGATCCTCTTCAGAAGGAGAATCAAATTTTCCCTAGTGTGCCTTTAGCCCATGAAATAGCAAAGGTTCCGAGCAATGAAACAGAAAAAGATGAGGTGCTTTTTGAAAAAGAAAAAATAGAAGAAAAGTTTGCAGATAATAAGAAAAATAATGCGGTAAAATCTCAGAAAGATAGATCCTGGATGCTGAGCATGCTTACAGGAAATGCTTCTTCCAATTCCGCAGAACAACAGTTTCCGGGATATGCCTCCATCAACGGAAAGCCAATGAATATTGAACAGGTATGGAGTGCCTCCGAATACGTGGATGACCCTTTAACGGAAATATTACTGGCCAATCAAAGTAAACCGGTAGAAGCGAGGATACGGCATAAGATGCCTGTAACATTCGGATTATCCCTTTATTATAATCTGGGAAAAAGATGGGGAATAGGAACCGGAATGAATTACACGAAACTGTCTTCCGAGCTTCATTCGGGAAGTAGTGAAAATTACATTAAAGGAAATCAGACGGTTCATTATGTGGGAATTCCTGTTCAGGTTAACTATAATGTGATTCAGAAAGGAAAATTTACGGGTTATGTAACAGGAGGCGTGTTGTTGGAAAAGCCTGTGTCAGGAAGTATTACAACAACCTATGTAGTAGATGATGAAGTAAAGGAAACATCAAAGGAACGTCTTGAAAATAAGCCACTTCAGTTTTCGGTGAATGCTGCGGCAGGGCTTCAGCTTAAGGTCGTTAACAGATTGGGAATCTATGCAGAACCGGGAATAGGCTATCATTTTAAAGACGAAAATTCTCCCAACACAATTTATAAGGAGAAACCTCTGCATTTCAATCTGAAATTTGGGGTCAGGCTGTTGATTGATTAGAATGTGAATAGGGTTTTACAAAAGACATCAAACTTAAATCTCGATATATGAAAACAAAACTAATTTTTTTAACATTTCTATTATTCAGTTTTTTGAATATAAAAGCCCAGTGTAATCCTACTATTACCAGTCCAAGACTTGGTGCTATGTTTTCAGATAAAATCTTATTCTGTGAGGGAGAGAATGAAGTACTTTCTACACAAACCTTTGGTACTTACCAGTGGTATAAACAGGAATGGACCTGGCAGACTCCCAACAATAACCCCTGGGTTGCTATTCCAGGAGCTACTTCCCAGCAACTGACCATTAGTGGTGGAGATCTGTTGTATTACTTCAAGGTAAAAGTTACCGACGGAGACTGTATGGCGGAAAGCCCGGCAGTGATGGCAGATGGATATATGTATGGTCTTCCGGCAATGATTTCTACCTTTGTTCCCGGGACTTATGAGATCACAGATACAGGAGAAGCGAATATATGTGATGGATCATTTGTTATGTTAGAAAATGTATTTCCTGCTGTATATGGCACCCATACCTGGTTTAAATGTGTTCCGACTACTTCCGCCCCTTTTACAGGAGATCAGTGCGTTATCCCTGGTGCAACTGCAGATACCTATAAAGCTGAAAAGAGTGGAAAATATGGCTTCTATGCCTGTACAGAATATTGTCCTAACCAATGCCAGATGCTAGATCCGTTTGCATTTCTACAGTTGAATTTTGGAAACTGGAGTTTCTGTGGAGACCTCGGAACAGACGAGACTAAGCTTAAGGACAATAAACTGACGATATATCCCAATCCTACTGCCCAGTTTCTTTACATCGGAAAAGAATCTGAAGTATATAGCGAAATTACCATCATAGATATGTCCGGAAAATTGGTTTTGAGGAAAAACGATCATCAATATAAACAACCTATGGATGTAAGCCATTTGGTGCCTGGAAATTATATTATCATTTCTAAAAGTAAAAATGGAGAAACCTATAAAAATAAATTTATAAAGAAATAAGGATTAAATAATCTTTTCATTAGTTTTTAATAATGGTAAGGCCGGTGCAATTCATTTTGTACCGGTTTTTTTAGTTTAAAAGAGTCCTTGTCAATACGCAATATAAGATCTTACAATATGTATAACACGTCAAGTTTTGGCGCGACTCAGGAATATATTTGTAACGAACCTAAATTATTAAATATTAAAAAATGAATTGTATTGAATTAAATGATCCGTTCACAGGAGAATGGACCTCTTATTTAGAAACAACAGAAACATATAATGGCAACCTGATTACAGATATTATGTGTGAAAAGACCGGTGAAATATATAAGAAAATCAATGGTAAATACTATCGTAGGATAATTCACGACGGAAAAATTAATGTCAAATGGTTTGGAGCTTTAGGAAATGGAATCAATGATGAGGCCGTTTATTTTAATAAGGCCTTGGAGTTTATCACTGATATTGGTGGTGGAACTTTATTTGTTCCTGCCGGAAAATACAAACTGAGCCATGTGGATTGTATCACTAAAAAATATTCAAATATTACCATACTGGCATATGACGCTGAATTTATTCAACTTTTGGGCAGCCAAATTCAATTTCCTCACCCGACTCCAAAGGATCCAGATGGTATACTTAAGACCTATGGAAGGTATAGGGCCGCAGATGGGATGTTTGTGTTTGATGCACAAGTCTCAAATCAGATCGATGA containing:
- a CDS encoding DUF4840 domain-containing protein → MKKFTVSQFLTAIVVVLTSFALYSCNNDGPDIPPVKLEDVKGNYRGRLITIQGNVKTEKIKDFKVKKDTITFAEFPIDEIVKTVVKDPVKAEAAIKAIGKVKYDLKFTSSVNASSNVVELVFVPKVLEIRIPVDGVIKKTEVQLMAKQKGFYVGLDGSLRFAIAAEKITVDGAVLAPYETINYNFPFCVKN
- a CDS encoding efflux transporter outer membrane subunit, translated to MRIFNIKNFLISGAMASVMVSCAVGKPYTRTDLQVPETYKEAVQVTGDTVVLPWKTFFKDPKLIVLIDKALTRNNEVNVALKNIEQLNLFYKQARLSLMPTLDFTAGANRSWASTNTLNGSLNEQFVGTKYMDDFSAALRLSWEVDIWGKAKMQKESAAAEYFAQKENLNAVKSRIIVQVAQTYYNLISLDEQLKIAEQNIELSNSTLKMMDLQFKAGQINSLAVQQSEAQKKTAELLIPLAKQNISVQENALSILCGEYPAKIEREGNLKMMIPENKLSQGLPAQLLSRRPDLKVAEFNVISLNSKTGLAKAAMYPSISLSPQIGVNSNKFSSWFDIPGSITKAIAGNLAAPIFQKKQLRTAYETALIEQEKAAINFKQSVMTAVGEVSDAMAKSQGSSERLQLLEQRTAILDKGINDALKLYKSGMATYLEVITAQNNKLQNDLEAINVTLERLNAEVDLYRALGGGVQ
- a CDS encoding T9SS type A sorting domain-containing protein, with the translated sequence MKTKLIFLTFLLFSFLNIKAQCNPTITSPRLGAMFSDKILFCEGENEVLSTQTFGTYQWYKQEWTWQTPNNNPWVAIPGATSQQLTISGGDLLYYFKVKVTDGDCMAESPAVMADGYMYGLPAMISTFVPGTYEITDTGEANICDGSFVMLENVFPAVYGTHTWFKCVPTTSAPFTGDQCVIPGATADTYKAEKSGKYGFYACTEYCPNQCQMLDPFAFLQLNFGNWSFCGDLGTDETKLKDNKLTIYPNPTAQFLYIGKESEVYSEITIIDMSGKLVLRKNDHQYKQPMDVSHLVPGNYIIISKSKNGETYKNKFIKK
- a CDS encoding outer membrane beta-barrel protein: MNNEWLNNLRGKMEDHEEDVPDGLWDDIREELFAGEEENSVIPGLSAVANDEVEKKKGGGKVGYQPLLYRIGGIAAAAVLVFIMVKMLPQEDGSKTISQNTSDSNKSRSLKIPEHQENTNIEREQDMSAPLVQNNFKTTLSGKKIKTTKLEEIGIKELKRTENTWVIIRTPEKGDPLQKENQIFPSVPLAHEIAKVPSNETEKDEVLFEKEKIEEKFADNKKNNAVKSQKDRSWMLSMLTGNASSNSAEQQFPGYASINGKPMNIEQVWSASEYVDDPLTEILLANQSKPVEARIRHKMPVTFGLSLYYNLGKRWGIGTGMNYTKLSSELHSGSSENYIKGNQTVHYVGIPVQVNYNVIQKGKFTGYVTGGVLLEKPVSGSITTTYVVDDEVKETSKERLENKPLQFSVNAAAGLQLKVVNRLGIYAEPGIGYHFKDENSPNTIYKEKPLHFNLKFGVRLLID
- a CDS encoding RNA polymerase sigma factor, producing MEESKEQILVKRLLQKEEAAWKELFGAYSGNLTYVCSRYVSEREDVHDVLQNSFIKMFRSIESFEYRGGGSLQAWITRITVNESLKHIRQKGDFKSAVEVDDLPDLPNEEDPDFEEIPKTDIMEMIKSLPDGYRTVFNLYVFEKKSHREIAELLGIAENSSASQFHRAKGLLVQKIKEFKMSKKAQYE